The Populus nigra chromosome 14, ddPopNigr1.1, whole genome shotgun sequence genome has a segment encoding these proteins:
- the LOC133672670 gene encoding triacylglycerol lipase OBL1 produces the protein MDCDKGFSSSYMLLKPEELTFFDLINILFSTDIEKRKFVDSAEVKEEDFQRRWLIFISIIVQKLLQFFSKPISFFGSLTEMWLNLLSSNGGFGSLLLNTIEGKVVIPEKTSASFVSFTGNYDLRTELDRNIKHGDPRYYAELSMMASKASYENKEYLETIVNHQWEMELLGSYDFWNDYQDKATTQAFLLRDKKDDHDTIVLAFRGTEPFDADAWCSDFDLSWYEIPDVGRIHGGFMKALGLQKCLGWPKEMKQNSSRPAPLAYYALRDILKGILSQNDQTKYIVTGHSLGGALAILFPAVLAFHDEKLLLDRLQGIYTFGQPRVGDGNFGKYMENMLEQNTIPYYRFVYGSDIVPRLPYDDKALMFKHFGTCLYYNRNYEVQAIEEEPNKNYFSLRGAIPMMVNAFFELIRSFTITSTKGRDYKERWFLRGFRVTGLVLPGVPAHLIQDYVNSTRLGSANVFLSGTKKQE, from the exons ATGGATTGCGACAAAGGGTTTTCGAGCAGTTATATGCTCTTGAAACCTGAAGAATTAACATTCTTTGATCTCATCAACATCTTATTCTCCACTGACATCGAGAAAAGAAAGTTCGTTGATAGCGCGGAGGTGAAGGAGGAGGATTTTCAGCGTCGATGGCTCATATTCATCTCCATTATTGTTCAAAAATTGCTGCAGTTTTTTTCCAAGCCGATATCATTTTTCGGGTCACTTACGGAGATGTGGCTCAACCTTTTGTCTAGCAACGGTGGCTTTGGCAGCCTTTTACTAAATACCATAGAAG GGAAGGTGGTGATTCCGGAGAAAACATCAGCATCTTTCGTATCTTTTACTGGAAATTACGACTTACGAACAGAATTGGACAGAAACATTAAACATGGTGATCCGAGGTACTATGCAGAACTTTCTATGATGGCTTCTAAAGCATCATACGAGAACAAAGAGTACCTCGAAACTATTGTCAATCATCAATGGGAG ATGGAGTTATTGGGATCCTATGACTTCTGGAACG ATTACCAAGATAAAGCCACAACACAAGCCTTTTTGCTACGTGACAAAAAAGATGACCATGATACAATTGTTTTGGCTTTCAGAGGTACTGAACCTTTTGATGCGGACGCTTGGTGTTCCGACTTTGATCTTTCCTGGTATGAGATTCCTGATGTTGGAAGGATCCATGGAGGTTTTATGAAAGCTCTGGGATTGCAAAAGTGCCTTGGTTGGCCTAAGGAAATGAAGCAAAATAGCTCACGCCCAGCACCATTAGCTTACTATGCCCTTAGAGATATATTGAAAGGCATTTTGTCACAAAATgatcaaacaaaatacatagtGACCGGTCACAGCTTAGGCGGGGCGCTAGCAATTCTGTTCCCTGCAGTTTTGGCATTCCATGATGAGAAACTGTTGTTGGACAGATTACAAGGGATCTACACATTTGGGCAGCCTAGAGTAGGAGATGGAAATTTCGGaaaatacatggaaaatatGTTAGAACAGAACACGATTCCATATTACAGGTTTGTTTACGGTTCTGATATAGTTCCTAGGTTGCCTTATGATGACAAGGCCCTCATGTTCAAGCACTTTGGGACATGCCTCTACTACAATAGGAACTATGAAGTACAGGCAA TTGAAGAAGAACCAAACAAGAATTACTTCTCTCTACGTGGGGCAATACCCATGATGGTAAATGCATTTTTTGAGTTAATAAGAAGCTTCACTATCACGAGCACCAAGGGACGAGACTACAAAGAAAGATGGTTCTTGAGAGGGTTTAGGGTAACTGGATTGGTACTCCCTGGCGTTCCAGCTCATCTTATCCAAGATTATGTTAACTCTACTCGTTTGGGATCAGCCAACGTATTTCTGTCAGGAACCAAGAAGCAAGAGTAA